From Mucilaginibacter rubeus, a single genomic window includes:
- a CDS encoding glycoside hydrolase family 36 protein has protein sequence MKITISKPKSKKCFRTNHALKLLLLIFCFLVIQADAQEYQADAFKFTVPKQEGVSVNISHEQFPGGILLLICRFTTTGSFKNEINIKWSSPLRDITGIWTTNANEARFMHAGLKVQANLASQAPVLAMYNDAGQNRLTIALSDAFHKTVLSAGINEDSSVLNCSAGIELTGEERNKKSYQVTLMLNDRDERYEDALHQVAAWWAAMPEYHPAVIPSAAKQPLYSTWYSYHQNFDEPMLLKECVEARKLGYTGIIVDDGWQTANHSGGYGFTGDWKPERLVHMADFVKKVHSTGMKCLIWYSVPFMGYHAEAYSRFENKVLYKSDRQSTAILDPRYPEVRKFIVERYVQALRSWKLDGFKLDFIDSFTNQSGDPLVAGKEADYQSVYGGVDALMSEIKNTLTTIKPDILIEFRQSYTGPAMRKYGNMFRAGDCASAALTNRIRITDIRLLAGETAVHSDMLTWNYEDKPDVAALQFLNVIFSVPQLSVRLKDIPASHLNMVRFYTHYWLKNKDVLVNGKFRAYGPEMNYPILSSEKESKLIAAIYSDQSKPLLLNKPLVDIINGKTTDGVLVKLMKGRSYRAEIFDCEGKKIRVSKLKAGSGIWKLNIPPSGIACLW, from the coding sequence ATGAAAATTACCATATCTAAACCTAAGAGCAAAAAATGCTTCAGAACCAATCATGCTCTGAAATTATTATTACTGATATTTTGCTTTTTGGTTATACAGGCAGATGCCCAGGAATACCAGGCTGACGCATTCAAATTTACTGTTCCCAAACAGGAAGGTGTAAGCGTAAATATCAGTCATGAGCAATTTCCAGGCGGAATTTTACTCCTGATTTGCCGCTTCACTACTACCGGTTCGTTTAAAAATGAAATTAATATTAAATGGAGTTCACCGCTCCGGGACATTACCGGCATCTGGACTACCAATGCTAACGAAGCACGTTTTATGCATGCAGGCCTCAAAGTACAGGCTAACCTTGCCAGTCAGGCGCCTGTTTTAGCCATGTATAATGATGCTGGGCAAAACCGGTTAACCATCGCCCTGTCCGATGCATTTCACAAAACTGTTCTGTCCGCAGGTATTAATGAAGATAGTTCTGTACTAAATTGCAGTGCAGGCATTGAGCTTACAGGTGAAGAGCGGAACAAGAAATCATACCAGGTTACCCTGATGCTCAATGACCGGGACGAAAGGTACGAAGACGCATTGCACCAGGTAGCTGCATGGTGGGCCGCCATGCCCGAGTATCACCCCGCCGTGATCCCATCTGCAGCAAAGCAACCTTTATATTCAACATGGTACAGTTATCACCAGAATTTTGATGAACCTATGCTTCTTAAAGAGTGCGTGGAAGCACGGAAGCTGGGTTATACCGGAATTATTGTTGATGACGGCTGGCAAACTGCGAACCATTCGGGTGGCTATGGTTTTACCGGCGACTGGAAGCCGGAGCGTCTTGTTCATATGGCCGATTTTGTGAAAAAAGTGCACTCAACCGGGATGAAGTGCCTAATTTGGTATTCGGTACCTTTTATGGGGTATCATGCTGAAGCTTATAGCCGCTTCGAAAACAAAGTACTATACAAAAGCGACCGTCAATCTACCGCGATACTTGATCCGAGATATCCCGAGGTACGAAAGTTCATAGTTGAGCGCTATGTACAGGCGCTCAGATCATGGAAGCTTGACGGGTTTAAACTTGATTTTATCGACAGCTTCACCAATCAGTCCGGTGATCCGCTGGTTGCCGGTAAAGAGGCAGATTACCAGTCGGTTTATGGGGGGGTTGATGCGTTGATGTCGGAGATAAAAAATACGCTTACTACGATCAAGCCGGATATCCTGATCGAGTTTCGGCAATCCTACACGGGCCCGGCAATGCGTAAATATGGAAATATGTTCCGGGCGGGGGATTGCGCCTCGGCTGCGCTTACAAACCGGATCAGGATAACAGATATCAGGTTGCTGGCCGGCGAGACTGCCGTTCATTCTGATATGCTTACCTGGAATTATGAAGACAAACCAGATGTTGCCGCCCTGCAATTCCTGAATGTGATCTTCTCCGTTCCTCAGCTTTCTGTACGATTAAAAGATATCCCGGCTTCACACCTGAATATGGTCCGGTTTTATACCCATTACTGGCTCAAAAACAAAGATGTTTTGGTAAACGGCAAATTCAGGGCTTATGGGCCCGAGATGAATTACCCGATACTCAGCAGTGAAAAAGAAAGTAAGCTAATAGCTGCAATTTATAGCGATCAAAGCAAGCCCTTGCTTTTAAATAAACCTCTTGTCGATATCATTAACGGGAAAACTACCGATGGAGTATTGGTAAAGTTAATGAAAGGCAGAAGCTACAGAGCTGAGATATTTGATTGCGAAGGAAAAAAAATACGCGTTAGCAAATTGAAAGCTGGTTCAGGTATTTGGAAGTTGAATATCCCGCCCTCGGGGATAGCTTGCCTGTGGTAA
- a CDS encoding toprim domain-containing protein, producing MEAERMTLDQIKALDMVAWLEGLGFAPVTVKKGYEYWYRSPLREEAHASFKVNQQLNRWYDFGLAAGGNLVDLGLRYYGCTISELLVRFNDGGGVGAQVLHLRKPVVAEQQLVVTDVRPIFSFPLKNYLHERGIPVAVADEFCVELRYKVGGHELYGIGFKNDAGGYEIRSKIAKSSSSPKEITSLNYGASSVQVFEGFFDLLSWRVLHRYDDPHATNLVVLNSVALFKRALPFLESHERVHLWLDNDSAGKRYLNQALALGARYRDECGFYSQFKDLNEWLCRKGLLPEHRQRLKVGGL from the coding sequence ATGGAAGCGGAACGGATGACATTGGATCAGATCAAGGCGCTGGATATGGTGGCCTGGCTGGAGGGTTTGGGCTTTGCACCGGTGACGGTCAAAAAGGGTTATGAATATTGGTACCGGTCGCCCTTGCGGGAGGAAGCACATGCGAGTTTTAAGGTCAATCAGCAGCTAAACCGCTGGTATGATTTCGGGTTGGCAGCGGGTGGTAACCTGGTTGATCTGGGCTTGCGTTATTACGGCTGCACGATTAGTGAATTGCTGGTACGGTTTAACGATGGAGGGGGTGTTGGCGCGCAGGTGCTACACCTTCGGAAACCGGTGGTCGCGGAGCAGCAATTGGTGGTTACTGATGTGCGACCGATCTTTTCTTTCCCGCTCAAAAATTACCTGCATGAGCGGGGTATCCCGGTGGCGGTTGCGGATGAGTTTTGCGTGGAGCTCCGCTACAAAGTGGGCGGTCATGAACTATATGGCATCGGATTTAAAAACGATGCCGGGGGCTACGAGATCCGGAGCAAGATCGCCAAGAGCAGTAGCTCGCCTAAGGAGATAACGTCGCTTAATTACGGCGCTTCTTCAGTACAGGTTTTCGAGGGCTTTTTCGATTTGCTTTCCTGGCGGGTTTTGCACCGCTATGATGATCCGCATGCGACTAATTTGGTAGTGTTGAATAGTGTGGCTTTGTTCAAACGGGCGTTGCCTTTTCTGGAATCACATGAACGGGTACATTTATGGCTGGATAACGATAGTGCGGGGAAGCGTTACCTGAACCAGGCGCTGGCTTTAGGCGCACGTTACCGGGATGAATGCGGTTTTTACAGCCAGTTTAAAGATTTGAATGAATGGCTTTGCCGCAAGGGTTTGCTACCGGAGCACCGCCAGCGCCTTAAGGTCGGCGGTTTGTGA
- a CDS encoding plasmid mobilization protein yields MEKKDEGRKRIIGLRLTADEYGELEKSWKRSTIRKLSEYVRRLLFGKSFIVFTRDQSKDELLAEMALLRRELNAIGVNFNQAVHRLNMLDHSPQMQEWVRRFERDKDRYFLALESIQARLKMMSSAWLQ; encoded by the coding sequence ATGGAGAAAAAAGACGAGGGCAGAAAGCGGATTATTGGCCTGAGGCTGACTGCTGATGAATATGGTGAACTGGAAAAAAGCTGGAAGCGGTCGACCATACGGAAATTAAGCGAATATGTGCGCCGGTTGCTGTTTGGTAAGTCATTTATCGTGTTTACGCGTGACCAGTCGAAGGACGAGCTGCTGGCAGAAATGGCTTTGTTGCGCCGCGAACTGAATGCGATCGGTGTGAATTTTAACCAGGCGGTGCACCGTTTGAATATGCTCGATCATTCCCCGCAGATGCAGGAATGGGTACGCCGTTTTGAACGTGATAAGGACCGGTATTTTTTGGCATTAGAAAGTATCCAGGCTCGTTTGAAAATGATGAGTTCGGCATGGTTGCAGTGA
- a CDS encoding relaxase/mobilization nuclease domain-containing protein: MVAVIHQSTSLRNILNYNEQKVKAGLAVCLEAGYYPVDAADLNFHQKLRMLEMLTELNQRTKYNSVHISLNFDPSEKLPDELLKNIAEEYLDKLGFAGQPYLLYRHEDAGHPHLHIVTTNIKPDGKAIHLHNLAKRKSEPARKEIEIRYGLIKAEESKLQRAYKLKPVYAARVLYGKSETKRAIGNVLQTVLPLYKYASLAELNAVLRQYNIVADRGEENSRIFRHSGLVYRVLDEQGNKVGVPIKASLFFKDTTLKFLEGKFEANKMAKDDPKAKLRLKNAIDLYFLGRNKSVEGLVEALKKQGVNVVLRRNDEGLIYGITYVDHQSKCVFNGSNLGKAYSANAIKERCPNMVAGEGKKQNGEAEKAARDGHGNGVKERDYHENLSSHEQHTSLGMPGLAQVLLEADGMQQTMDWEFKRKRKKRKRMRLSTG; this comes from the coding sequence ATGGTTGCAGTGATCCATCAATCGACCAGTCTGCGCAATATTTTAAACTACAATGAGCAGAAAGTAAAAGCAGGTTTAGCGGTTTGTTTAGAGGCAGGATATTACCCGGTGGATGCGGCTGATCTGAACTTTCACCAGAAGCTTCGGATGCTTGAAATGCTGACCGAACTGAACCAGCGGACAAAGTATAACAGCGTTCATATTTCGCTCAATTTTGATCCGTCTGAAAAGCTACCGGATGAATTATTGAAGAACATTGCAGAAGAGTATCTGGACAAGCTTGGCTTTGCCGGACAGCCTTATTTATTGTACCGTCATGAGGATGCTGGTCATCCGCACTTACATATTGTGACAACCAATATTAAACCGGATGGCAAGGCCATACACCTTCATAATCTGGCCAAACGAAAATCGGAACCGGCCCGTAAGGAAATTGAAATCAGGTATGGTTTAATTAAAGCGGAAGAGAGCAAATTACAGAGGGCTTACAAACTTAAACCGGTCTACGCCGCTCGGGTGCTTTATGGTAAATCAGAGACCAAAAGGGCTATCGGTAACGTATTGCAAACTGTATTGCCGCTGTACAAATATGCTTCGCTGGCTGAGTTAAATGCGGTGCTACGGCAATATAATATTGTCGCCGACAGGGGTGAAGAAAACTCGCGGATCTTCAGGCATAGCGGATTGGTATACCGGGTGCTCGATGAACAAGGCAATAAGGTAGGGGTGCCCATTAAGGCAAGCTTATTTTTTAAAGACACGACGCTGAAATTTTTAGAGGGGAAGTTTGAAGCAAACAAAATGGCCAAAGATGATCCGAAAGCAAAGCTGCGGTTAAAAAACGCGATCGACCTTTATTTCTTGGGGCGCAATAAAAGTGTTGAGGGTTTGGTGGAGGCTTTGAAAAAGCAGGGTGTGAACGTGGTTTTACGAAGAAATGATGAAGGTTTGATTTATGGTATTACCTATGTTGACCACCAGAGCAAATGTGTTTTTAATGGCAGCAATTTAGGAAAAGCTTACAGCGCCAATGCCATTAAGGAACGCTGTCCGAACATGGTGGCAGGTGAGGGGAAAAAGCAAAACGGTGAAGCGGAAAAGGCGGCGCGCGACGGTCACGGGAACGGGGTAAAAGAACGTGATTATCATGAAAATTTAAGTAGTCATGAACAGCATACCAGTTTAGGCATGCCTGGATTGGCGCAGGTACTGTTGGAAGCGGACGGAATGCAGCAAACCATGGATTGGGAATTCAAGCGCAAACGAAAGAAAAGAAAGCGCATGCGGTTGTCGACAGGTTAA
- the mobC gene encoding conjugal transfer protein MobC: MQTGENDQAMRKILDMTRLISIAVLLLHFYEVCYGAFARWHLVAPLTDRLLANIVRTGLFSCFFKPKLIALSFLVIALIGVRGKKDEKQTAKSAFLYLLTGLFFFLISYFFLLFPLKMGSVAILYMGVTGLGYLLMLCGGTMLSRVIRDKLTGDIFNRDQETFPQEERLLENEFSVNLPVKYVLKGKVRRGWINFINLFRALLVLGSPGSGKSYFIIRHVITQHIRKGFAMFVYDFKMPDLAVIAYNTWLKYKDGYKVEPKFFSINFDDLSRSSRCNPLDPSALLDLTDAVESARTILLGLNREWIKKQGDFFVESPINFLTAIIWYLRKYNNGEFCTLPHVIELMQADYDSLFTLLSTQKEIDVLINPFISAYKRDAVEQLEGQIASAKITMARIASPQLYYVLSGNEFTLDINDPEAPKIVCMGNNPQKIQIYGAVLSLFTNRLLKIINQKNKLKCSLVFDEFPTLTTDIIPTISTGRSNLISTCLGIQDASQLRKDYGREQADVIMNIVGNMAVGQVSGDTAKSVSEKIGRIMQDRESLSINRSDTSISRSKQLEAAVPASRISALSSGEFVGMVADNPDCKIELKAFHCEIVNDHAALKKEIDAYVPLPEVRKINGAIVERNYLQIRQDIRDIIDLEMERLLSDPALTHLIIKK, from the coding sequence ATGCAAACCGGGGAAAACGATCAGGCCATGCGCAAGATCCTGGATATGACCAGGCTGATCAGTATTGCAGTTTTACTGCTGCATTTTTATGAAGTATGTTACGGGGCTTTTGCTAGATGGCATCTGGTAGCACCGCTGACTGACCGGCTACTGGCCAATATTGTCCGCACGGGCCTGTTCAGCTGTTTTTTTAAACCTAAACTGATAGCACTGTCGTTTCTGGTCATAGCGCTGATCGGTGTGCGGGGGAAGAAAGATGAAAAGCAGACCGCAAAATCTGCTTTCCTATACTTACTTACCGGTCTCTTTTTTTTCCTGATCAGCTACTTTTTTTTATTATTCCCGCTGAAAATGGGAAGCGTCGCGATCCTGTACATGGGCGTGACCGGCCTGGGATATCTGCTGATGCTCTGTGGGGGCACGATGCTTTCCCGCGTGATCCGGGACAAGCTCACCGGCGATATTTTTAACCGGGATCAGGAGACCTTCCCCCAGGAGGAGCGCCTGCTGGAAAACGAATTCTCTGTGAACCTGCCGGTGAAATATGTATTGAAGGGTAAGGTCCGCCGAGGGTGGATCAATTTCATTAATCTTTTTCGGGCCTTGCTTGTGCTGGGCAGCCCGGGCTCGGGCAAGAGCTATTTCATTATAAGGCACGTGATCACCCAGCATATCCGTAAGGGTTTTGCCATGTTCGTTTACGATTTTAAAATGCCGGACCTTGCGGTCATCGCCTATAATACCTGGCTGAAATATAAAGACGGCTATAAAGTTGAACCAAAGTTTTTCTCTATCAATTTTGATGACCTTTCGCGCAGCAGCCGGTGTAATCCCTTGGATCCATCCGCCTTGCTGGATTTAACAGACGCGGTAGAATCGGCCCGAACGATCTTGCTGGGACTGAACCGGGAATGGATCAAAAAACAAGGGGATTTCTTCGTGGAATCGCCCATCAACTTTCTGACGGCGATCATCTGGTATCTGCGCAAATATAATAACGGGGAATTCTGCACACTGCCGCATGTCATTGAGCTGATGCAGGCCGACTATGACAGCCTGTTCACCCTCCTGAGTACACAAAAGGAGATCGATGTGCTGATCAACCCATTTATCAGCGCCTATAAGCGGGATGCGGTGGAGCAATTGGAGGGCCAGATCGCATCGGCTAAGATCACGATGGCGCGTATCGCTTCACCGCAATTATACTATGTGTTATCGGGCAATGAGTTTACGCTGGATATCAATGATCCCGAAGCGCCGAAGATTGTTTGTATGGGCAACAACCCGCAGAAAATACAGATCTACGGCGCTGTGCTTTCTTTGTTTACCAACCGGCTCCTAAAGATCATCAATCAAAAAAATAAGCTGAAATGCAGCCTCGTCTTTGATGAATTTCCAACGCTGACCACGGACATTATACCCACAATTTCAACCGGCAGGTCCAATTTAATTTCTACCTGTTTGGGCATCCAGGATGCCAGTCAGTTACGCAAAGACTATGGTCGGGAGCAGGCTGATGTGATCATGAATATTGTTGGTAATATGGCGGTCGGCCAGGTATCGGGGGATACGGCTAAATCAGTTTCAGAAAAGATTGGTCGGATTATGCAGGACAGGGAAAGCCTGTCGATCAACCGCAGTGATACTTCTATCAGCCGTTCGAAACAATTAGAAGCAGCTGTACCGGCATCGCGGATATCGGCTTTAAGTTCTGGTGAGTTTGTGGGGATGGTGGCAGATAACCCGGACTGCAAGATTGAGCTCAAGGCTTTTCATTGCGAAATTGTGAATGATCATGCGGCGCTTAAGAAAGAGATTGATGCTTACGTACCACTGCCTGAGGTGCGTAAGATCAATGGGGCAATTGTTGAGCGGAATTATTTGCAGATCAGGCAGGATATCCGGGATATTATCGACCTGGAGATGGAGCGTTTGCTGAGTGACCCGGCGTTAACGCACCTGATCATAAAAAAATAA
- a CDS encoding LytR/AlgR family response regulator transcription factor: MEQVLNCLVIDDDPDVNAYVCEMVDQMPFLHLAGSYDNALEALSRLESGDIGLLVLDINLPGIDGVTFAGSLKDLPRERIPRVILISGSREYAVDGYKVDAVDYLVKPFSYEDFYRAVVKVRTLINVSKAPQSGEYLFLKVEHDLIRVNIPDICYIESFKDYVKVITGEQTIVALSTLKAMEERLAGKRFMRVHRSFIVNLDKIEHIQHLTIRFGKTVIPVTEQYREAFKAEFREWL, from the coding sequence ATGGAACAAGTGCTCAACTGCCTGGTAATCGACGATGATCCTGATGTTAATGCTTATGTATGCGAAATGGTAGATCAGATGCCTTTTTTGCATTTGGCGGGATCCTACGACAATGCTCTGGAGGCTTTGAGCAGGCTGGAATCAGGCGATATCGGTTTATTGGTGCTGGATATCAATTTGCCGGGGATAGACGGGGTTACATTTGCCGGGAGCCTGAAAGATTTGCCGCGGGAGCGTATACCCCGCGTGATCCTCATCAGCGGCTCCCGTGAGTATGCTGTTGATGGTTATAAAGTAGATGCCGTAGATTACCTGGTCAAACCATTTTCCTATGAAGACTTTTATCGGGCAGTGGTCAAGGTTCGGACGTTGATAAACGTGTCTAAAGCCCCGCAATCGGGTGAGTATTTGTTTTTAAAGGTGGAACATGACCTGATCCGGGTAAACATCCCTGACATCTGTTATATTGAAAGCTTCAAAGACTATGTTAAAGTAATTACCGGTGAACAAACGATAGTTGCCTTATCTACGCTCAAAGCCATGGAAGAACGTCTTGCCGGAAAGCGTTTCATGCGCGTGCACCGTTCCTTTATTGTCAACCTTGATAAGATCGAACATATTCAGCACTTAACCATCAGGTTTGGGAAAACCGTTATCCCGGTCACTGAGCAATACCGCGAGGCATTCAAGGCCGAATTTCGCGAATGGCTTTAA
- a CDS encoding sensor histidine kinase, whose amino-acid sequence MKTKTGNFSGIINRVFIIFLLFTFLVTTGSFVLRRSITHKLDKLSAQLKIPSYRQGITALLVDLDVAENNFQKAAADGSPADLAIYQRRLDTIFRGMNLIIDHYRQGGDSSFPESRRQLEQKLQQKLDLSRQLFGLRKNFDSLLRVTTFDRIHNRGDLQHASYVQVSSDTIVTTKKETTKNNLLRRLKDAFHTTQSVKVLTVRQRQQEKAGLSNASAKRLLAELGSQYGRMALSGQALVTANLNLLNELRQLTRQLQDIDQIAYEQSREATLRAYASATRDLNTFTGISLVAVLIFIVLLVIYVRRAGWAERRIRVENGRAVRLAGQKSEILAIMSHEIRNKLMAINGAVFTMKKTALSAQQEKKLGAITLASGLVLETINNVLDASKLEQGYAETRQSGPFKPGEAIAESIEAMRFMAENKGLQLELSWNEQADITIAGDSFRLKQVLLNLLSNAIKYTDQGGISVMAELEGHGSGYQLNVTVSDTGSGIPANRQAQLFTPYYQAGGQKPGTGLGLYLCRELVQGQGGEISLESELNKGTVISFWIPYERSENAPVTD is encoded by the coding sequence ATGAAAACAAAGACAGGCAATTTTTCGGGGATCATTAACCGTGTTTTTATTATTTTCCTGTTGTTCACCTTCTTGGTGACAACAGGATCATTTGTTTTAAGGCGCTCTATAACGCATAAACTCGACAAATTAAGTGCACAATTAAAAATACCTTCCTACCGGCAGGGGATCACTGCGCTTTTGGTAGATCTGGACGTGGCGGAGAACAACTTCCAGAAAGCTGCTGCAGACGGAAGCCCGGCCGATCTGGCCATTTATCAGCGGCGATTGGATACGATCTTTCGCGGAATGAATTTGATCATCGATCATTACCGTCAGGGGGGAGACAGCTCCTTTCCGGAAAGCCGCAGACAACTGGAACAAAAGCTGCAGCAAAAACTTGACTTGTCACGACAGTTGTTCGGCCTCCGGAAAAATTTTGATTCGTTACTTAGGGTCACCACTTTTGATCGGATCCATAACCGGGGAGATCTCCAACATGCGTCATATGTGCAGGTTAGCAGTGATACGATTGTAACCACGAAAAAGGAAACGACCAAAAATAATTTGCTCCGCAGGTTAAAAGATGCGTTTCATACCACGCAATCGGTGAAGGTACTTACGGTACGCCAACGGCAGCAAGAAAAGGCCGGTCTTTCCAACGCATCGGCAAAACGATTGCTGGCTGAACTTGGCTCGCAGTATGGGCGGATGGCGTTATCCGGACAGGCCCTGGTAACGGCTAACCTTAACTTGTTGAATGAACTGCGACAATTAACACGGCAGTTACAGGATATCGACCAAATTGCTTATGAACAAAGCCGGGAAGCGACTTTGAGAGCTTATGCTTCCGCAACACGCGACCTGAATACATTTACCGGCATCTCGCTGGTGGCGGTTTTGATCTTTATCGTTCTACTGGTGATCTATGTTCGCCGCGCCGGTTGGGCCGAAAGGCGTATCCGGGTGGAAAATGGTCGCGCTGTACGGCTGGCCGGTCAAAAATCGGAGATCCTGGCCATTATGAGCCACGAGATCCGTAATAAATTAATGGCGATCAACGGTGCGGTGTTTACAATGAAAAAAACAGCATTGTCAGCGCAACAGGAAAAGAAACTGGGAGCAATTACGCTGGCTTCCGGCTTGGTATTAGAGACGATAAATAATGTGTTGGATGCCAGTAAGCTGGAGCAGGGGTATGCAGAAACACGGCAAAGCGGGCCTTTTAAACCGGGAGAAGCTATCGCCGAATCAATCGAAGCAATGCGTTTTATGGCTGAAAATAAAGGCCTTCAATTGGAATTATCATGGAATGAGCAGGCTGATATCACAATTGCAGGCGATAGTTTTCGTCTTAAACAGGTCTTATTGAACTTATTAAGCAATGCCATTAAGTACACTGATCAGGGAGGCATCTCTGTGATGGCTGAACTTGAAGGACATGGTTCCGGTTACCAGCTGAACGTAACAGTCAGCGATACCGGCTCGGGTATTCCGGCAAACAGGCAGGCGCAGTTATTTACGCCGTATTACCAGGCCGGCGGCCAAAAGCCCGGCACCGGCCTGGGTTTATATCTGTGTCGCGAACTGGTCCAGGGTCAGGGCGGTGAAATATCCCTCGAAAGTGAACTGAACAAAGGAACAGTTATATCCTTTTGGATCCCTTATGAAAGATCAGAAAATGCCCCGGTTACGGATTAG
- a CDS encoding arsenic transporter: MNHIFIWIISFLAIAGVIIRPFKVTEAVYAVSGALLLLIFQLIRPSEALTGIGKGQDVYLFLTGMMLLAETAREEKLFDWLAAHATIRAKGSSGRLFLLIYLVGVLITTFLSNDATAVVLTPAVAAAVKAAKVKNPLPYLLICAFIANAASFVLPISNPANLVIYGKHMPPLLHWLGQYLIPSVCSITATYFMLRFTQRSCFKEKIITGIDLSELSPGGKTALYGICGTAVILLASSAFNIQLGLPTAITGIVTTIIVLSRAKKSPVTIIKGISWAILPLVAGLFVLVEALNKTGLTQQLTLLLDHAVARSQTAAVWASGSVIAVACNLMNNLPAGLIAGNVLQSGHTPEIVKSAVLIGVDLGPNLSITGSLATILWLVALRREGLEVSAWTFLKLGSVVMTVALGITILSLHV; this comes from the coding sequence ATGAATCACATCTTTATCTGGATCATCTCTTTTCTGGCCATCGCAGGTGTGATCATCCGGCCTTTCAAGGTCACTGAAGCTGTCTATGCGGTAAGCGGGGCTTTGCTACTATTAATATTCCAGCTAATCAGGCCATCAGAAGCGCTGACAGGGATAGGGAAAGGGCAGGATGTCTACCTGTTTTTGACGGGTATGATGCTACTGGCCGAAACAGCCCGGGAAGAGAAACTTTTCGACTGGCTGGCTGCTCATGCTACGATAAGGGCTAAAGGATCATCAGGGAGATTATTCTTATTGATTTACCTGGTAGGAGTGCTAATAACGACATTCCTTTCAAATGATGCCACCGCCGTTGTGTTAACTCCTGCGGTTGCGGCAGCGGTTAAAGCGGCTAAAGTGAAAAATCCTTTGCCTTATTTGTTGATCTGTGCTTTTATTGCCAACGCAGCATCTTTTGTATTGCCCATATCCAATCCGGCGAACCTGGTGATTTACGGCAAGCACATGCCGCCATTGCTGCATTGGCTCGGGCAATATCTGATACCATCTGTTTGTTCAATAACGGCCACTTATTTTATGCTTCGCTTTACGCAACGCAGCTGCTTTAAAGAAAAAATCATAACGGGCATCGACCTGTCCGAACTGTCTCCAGGCGGCAAGACTGCTTTGTACGGCATCTGCGGTACAGCCGTTATTTTATTAGCGTCCTCAGCTTTTAACATTCAACTCGGTTTACCAACAGCGATCACCGGCATTGTCACAACGATTATTGTATTATCCAGGGCAAAAAAAAGTCCGGTTACTATCATTAAAGGCATATCCTGGGCGATACTACCATTGGTGGCTGGACTATTTGTGCTCGTTGAGGCTTTGAATAAAACCGGCCTGACCCAACAGTTAACCCTGCTTCTTGATCACGCAGTCGCCCGATCCCAAACAGCAGCAGTATGGGCAAGTGGTTCGGTAATCGCAGTCGCCTGTAATTTAATGAATAACTTACCCGCCGGTTTAATTGCAGGAAATGTTTTACAAAGTGGTCATACGCCTGAAATTGTTAAGAGTGCTGTTTTAATTGGTGTTGATCTTGGGCCGAACCTATCCATAACGGGTTCACTTGCAACAATTTTATGGCTGGTCGCTTTGAGAAGAGAAGGCCTGGAAGTTAGCGCCTGGACATTTTTAAAATTAGGGAGTGTGGTCATGACTGTGGCGCTTGGCATAACTATTCTTTCGCTGCATGTCTAA